The region CATAATGGAGCGCCACGGTCAGCTCGACAACGCCAAGACCCGCGCCGAGATGCCCGCCGGTACGCGAGACCGCATCGATGGTTTCTCCCCGGAGTTCCTGGGCCAGTGCCTTCAGGCTTTTCTCCGGCAGTTGACGCAACTGCTCCGGTACAACCACCTTGTCCAGTAACGGCGTTTTCATCTTAAGCCCATGCCCCCTTTACGGTCATATCAGGCTGAATACCTTCACCCTAATATTCACGCCTTATTATAAAACTGGAAAGATCTAGCATATAGTCAAGCCATGGGCTAGTTTTCGTGACCGCTTTTGTCAAATGGTCTGCCGCTTCGGCAATGAGCCTTTCGGCCTCTTTTTCGGCTCCATCCATGCCGAGGATGGTGACATAGCTTGCCTTGCCAGCCTGATCATCCTGTTGGGACGGCTTGCCGAGGGTTCCTGCTTCGGCCTTGCGATCAAGCAAGTCATCGGCGATCTGAAAGGCCAGACCGAGATTGTCCGCATAGGCATCAAGCGCCGCCAGCAGTTCTGGTGCGGCGCCGCCAACCCGCCCTCCCGAAACCGCCGCCGCCCTTATCAGCGCCCCGGTCTTGAGTGCCTGCATCGAGGTCGTCTCATCGAGACTGAACGGGCGCCTTTCCGCTTCAAGATCAAGCATCTGCCCGCCGGCCATCCCCCCTGCACCCGAAGCACGGGCAAGATCGGCAACCAGCCCGGCACGGATATTGCCGTCGGCATGGGTCAGTGGGTCCGCCAGAAGATCAAACGCCAGTGTCTGCAGCGAATCACCGGCAAGGATGGCGGTCGCTTCATCAAACGCAATATGGCAGGACGGCTTGCCGCGGCGAGTAGCGGCATCATCCATCGCCGGGAGATCGTCATGGATCAGTGAATAGGCATGCAGGCATTCATAGGCCGCCGCCACCCGGCAGGCGCCTTCATCTTCCGGCCTGCCCCGCGCCAGCCGTGCGGCACCAAGAACCAGCGCGGCACGGATTCGCTTGCCGCCACCCAGCACGGAATAGGCCATGGCCTCTATGAGTTTTGGCGCCGGACCTTTTTCAAGCTCGGCAAAAATCGACCGAAGCGTGGCCTCGGCGATATCTGCATCAGCCCGTATCTGCGCTGGAACAGGGGTCACTTATGCATCACCACCCGGGAAAGGTTCAACACCTTCGGGGAGAGATGATCCCGCAGTTTTGGAAGACCTGATCTGTTCGACTTTGAGCCGTGCTTCATCCAGGCGCTGCTGGCAATGCTGCCTGAGCCGGGCCCCACGTTCGTAAGCACTGACCGCATCATCGAGCAAAATCTCACCACGCTCCAGACGATCGACAATCTGTTCAAGTTCTTTGAGAGCGTCTTCGAAACTCATTTTGTCTGGCGAAGTGGTCATCCTGTTCTCTTTTCAATTCATTTACCACGAATAGTAGCGGCAATGGATTTGAGCAGTTCCGCGACCTTCTTTCGGGTACGCGCATCCTCGATCGAATAGTAGTTGCGCACAAGTTCCAGCGTCTCACGACGTGCCATCGGATCCCTGA is a window of Alphaproteobacteria bacterium LSUCC0684 DNA encoding:
- the xseB gene encoding exodeoxyribonuclease VII small subunit, whose amino-acid sequence is MTTSPDKMSFEDALKELEQIVDRLERGEILLDDAVSAYERGARLRQHCQQRLDEARLKVEQIRSSKTAGSSLPEGVEPFPGGDA
- a CDS encoding polyprenyl synthetase family protein, which codes for MTPVPAQIRADADIAEATLRSIFAELEKGPAPKLIEAMAYSVLGGGKRIRAALVLGAARLARGRPEDEGACRVAAAYECLHAYSLIHDDLPAMDDAATRRGKPSCHIAFDEATAILAGDSLQTLAFDLLADPLTHADGNIRAGLVADLARASGAGGMAGGQMLDLEAERRPFSLDETTSMQALKTGALIRAAAVSGGRVGGAAPELLAALDAYADNLGLAFQIADDLLDRKAEAGTLGKPSQQDDQAGKASYVTILGMDGAEKEAERLIAEAADHLTKAVTKTSPWLDYMLDLSSFIIRREY